A stretch of the Actinoalloteichus fjordicus genome encodes the following:
- a CDS encoding ABC transporter ATP-binding protein gives MTTAPEAADHGTSTPGGREATLLVGNGLTKRYGEQHALAGVDLTVNRGEVVAIVGPSGSGKTTLLHVLAGILPPDGGEVLLADQRIDKLPERKRSELRRSAFGFVFQAGMLVPELTCLENVALPLLLGGTNRSAALTTARTWLHRLGLAALEQRRPGEASGGQAQRVAIARALAHEPKVIFADEPTGALDTHTGQETITALLDAASTTGAAVVIVTHDPAVADRTGRRVEIRDGLVAGRPSA, from the coding sequence ATGACCACCGCACCTGAGGCCGCAGATCACGGGACCTCCACGCCAGGAGGCCGCGAGGCGACGCTGCTCGTCGGGAACGGCCTGACGAAGCGCTACGGCGAGCAGCATGCCCTGGCGGGCGTCGACCTGACCGTGAACCGGGGCGAGGTCGTCGCGATCGTCGGGCCGTCCGGGTCCGGCAAGACCACCCTCCTCCACGTCCTGGCAGGCATCCTGCCGCCGGACGGGGGCGAGGTGCTCCTGGCTGATCAGCGGATCGACAAGCTGCCAGAACGCAAGCGCAGCGAACTCCGGCGCAGCGCCTTCGGGTTCGTGTTCCAGGCCGGGATGCTGGTCCCGGAGCTGACCTGTCTGGAGAACGTGGCGCTGCCGCTGCTGCTGGGCGGCACGAACCGGTCCGCCGCGCTGACGACGGCCCGGACCTGGCTGCATCGGCTCGGGCTCGCCGCGCTGGAGCAGCGCAGGCCCGGCGAGGCATCCGGCGGCCAGGCTCAACGGGTCGCCATCGCCAGGGCGCTCGCGCATGAGCCAAAGGTGATCTTCGCCGATGAGCCGACCGGCGCGTTGGACACGCACACCGGGCAGGAGACGATCACCGCCCTGCTCGACGCCGCGAGCACGACCGGGGCGGCCGTCGTCATCGTCACCCATGACCCCGCCGTGGCGGATCGGACCGGGCGTCGGGTGGAGATCCGCGACGGCCTCGTCGCCGGACGGCCCTCGGCATGA
- a CDS encoding sensor histidine kinase, whose translation MKRGLLAGWIEGMPSRYRALARQQWPLALALGLFLLLQLGALGFGPSAQMGVGLSAVLVVTAVVAPLRPFRAAMVTSLLLVGFAVLMTAVGGHSTLQYSLAGLCGAMAVLAYSVRYLEKAQARLSVVTLIVSLEMSMAPELVRHASDLGDLVRGFLALQLFAGLMVVPSLITGLYFRGADRERDQRTGRKVLAAQQAERMALARELHDVVAHHVTGIVVQSQAARIVAANNPEAVAKALELIEHSGTEALTAMRRLVGTMREGTAPGDSAATQATMDLDSDLRALVDRAGRSGIPARLDAVPGGDVPPEVGRSVLRLVQEALTNSGKHARNITLALVAVYRTESGLRILVTDDGDGGVQEPVGGSGGYGLIGMRERVDLLGGEFSAGPGPHHGWRVEVLLPMQDVEAE comes from the coding sequence ATGAAACGGGGGCTGTTGGCAGGGTGGATAGAGGGCATGCCGTCGCGATACCGGGCACTGGCCCGGCAACAGTGGCCGCTGGCCTTGGCGCTGGGACTGTTCCTGCTGCTCCAGCTGGGCGCGCTCGGCTTCGGGCCGTCGGCGCAGATGGGAGTGGGTCTCTCGGCGGTGCTCGTGGTCACGGCCGTGGTGGCGCCGTTGCGGCCCTTCCGGGCGGCGATGGTCACCTCGCTGCTGCTGGTGGGCTTCGCGGTCCTCATGACGGCGGTCGGCGGCCACTCGACCCTGCAGTACAGCCTCGCGGGGCTCTGCGGCGCGATGGCGGTCCTGGCGTACTCGGTGCGCTACCTGGAGAAGGCGCAGGCCCGGCTGAGCGTCGTGACGCTGATCGTCTCCCTCGAGATGAGCATGGCGCCGGAGCTGGTCAGGCATGCGTCCGATCTCGGAGACCTGGTGCGGGGATTCCTGGCCCTGCAACTCTTCGCCGGTCTGATGGTGGTGCCGTCCCTGATCACGGGCCTGTACTTCCGAGGTGCCGACCGGGAGCGTGATCAGCGCACCGGGCGGAAGGTCCTCGCCGCTCAGCAGGCGGAGCGGATGGCGTTGGCCAGGGAATTGCACGACGTGGTCGCGCATCACGTGACCGGCATCGTGGTGCAGTCGCAGGCCGCCAGGATCGTGGCGGCGAACAATCCGGAGGCGGTCGCCAAGGCGCTGGAGCTGATCGAGCACAGCGGAACCGAGGCGCTGACGGCCATGCGCAGGCTGGTGGGGACGATGCGGGAGGGCACCGCACCCGGCGACTCCGCCGCCACGCAGGCGACGATGGACCTCGACTCCGACCTGCGGGCGCTCGTCGATCGCGCCGGGCGCAGCGGCATTCCCGCCCGGCTGGACGCCGTGCCCGGCGGTGACGTGCCGCCCGAGGTGGGCCGCTCGGTGCTGAGGCTGGTGCAGGAGGCGTTGACCAACTCCGGCAAGCACGCCAGGAACATCACCCTGGCGCTGGTCGCGGTGTATCGCACCGAGTCGGGTCTGCGGATCCTGGTGACCGACGACGGCGACGGCGGGGTGCAGGAGCCGGTCGGCGGCTCGGGTGGCTACGGTCTCATCGGGATGCGCGAGCGGGTCGATCTGCTCGGCGGCGAGTTCAGCGCGGGGCCGGGACCACACCACGGATGGCGGGTGGAGGTCCTGCTGCCCATGCAGGATGTTGAAGCGGAGTAG